The following proteins are co-located in the Egicoccus sp. AB-alg2 genome:
- a CDS encoding CaiB/BaiF CoA transferase family protein produces the protein MTFQGSTADGDETAGEQPLAGLRVVDLTRALSGPYATLLLAGLGAEVVKLEEPVHGDLARDNSPYVGRDGVVVERRHEDDLSVSHLSRARGKYGIAVDLKQPAGRDVFFDLVATSDVVVENFTAGTADRLGIGYGAAAEVNRGIVYCSLSGFGAGASQGAKAMDILIQAMSGAMYASGAEGEPPVRLGLPVADLLAPVFGVIGILAALQQRERTGRGQHVDVSMLGALTSFVAVENWRAMELAGMTLRTGPTLQRLCPFGVFPCRDGHVALVAVHDPLANGLFRAMGRPELGQDARFATRDARVANASELEDLIAAWSSDRDVAETVAALEAERVPAAPVRTPIDAVAAPEVVARGETDPLVHPVHGAREDLRTAGVPIRFSDASTGFAPMFPTRVGEHTADVLKRLLGYDDERLASLRSQGAIGQADTAE, from the coding sequence ATGACGTTCCAGGGATCGACAGCCGACGGTGACGAGACGGCCGGGGAGCAGCCGTTGGCGGGCCTTCGGGTCGTCGACCTCACGCGTGCCCTGTCGGGCCCGTACGCCACGCTGCTTCTGGCGGGCCTCGGCGCCGAGGTGGTGAAGCTCGAGGAGCCGGTGCACGGCGACCTCGCCCGCGACAACAGCCCCTACGTCGGCCGCGACGGCGTGGTGGTCGAGCGGCGGCACGAGGACGACCTGTCGGTCTCGCACCTGTCGCGTGCGCGCGGCAAGTACGGGATCGCGGTGGACCTCAAACAGCCCGCGGGTCGCGACGTCTTCTTCGACCTTGTCGCCACCAGCGACGTCGTGGTCGAGAACTTCACCGCCGGCACGGCCGACCGGCTCGGGATCGGCTACGGCGCGGCGGCCGAGGTCAATCGCGGGATCGTGTACTGCTCCCTCAGCGGCTTCGGGGCCGGGGCCTCGCAGGGCGCGAAGGCCATGGACATCCTGATTCAGGCCATGAGCGGCGCGATGTACGCGAGCGGTGCCGAGGGCGAACCGCCGGTGCGACTGGGACTGCCGGTCGCGGACCTGCTGGCGCCGGTCTTCGGCGTCATCGGCATCCTCGCCGCGTTGCAGCAGCGGGAGCGGACCGGACGCGGCCAGCACGTCGACGTCTCGATGCTCGGCGCGCTGACGTCGTTCGTGGCGGTCGAGAACTGGCGCGCCATGGAGTTGGCCGGCATGACGCTGCGCACCGGACCGACGCTGCAGCGACTGTGCCCCTTCGGCGTGTTCCCGTGCCGCGACGGTCACGTCGCGCTGGTCGCCGTGCACGACCCCCTCGCCAACGGGCTGTTCCGCGCGATGGGACGCCCGGAACTCGGCCAAGACGCACGGTTCGCCACCCGCGACGCGCGGGTGGCCAATGCGAGCGAGCTCGAGGACCTCATTGCCGCCTGGTCGAGCGATCGTGACGTGGCAGAGACGGTGGCCGCGCTGGAGGCCGAGCGCGTACCGGCCGCCCCGGTCCGTACCCCGATCGACGCCGTCGCGGCACCCGAGGTGGTCGCCCGGGGCGAGACCGATCCGTTGGTCCATCCAGTGCACGGGGCGCGCGAGGACCTGCGGACCGCGGGCGTCCCGATCCGCTTCTCGGACGCGTCCACGGGGTTCGCGCCGATGTTCCCGACCCGGGTGGGGGAGCACACTGCGGACGTCCTGAAGCGCCTGTTGGGTTACGACGACGAACGCCTCGCGTCACTGCGCAGCCAAGGGGCGATCGGGCAGGCCGACACCGCCGAGTAA